From Vallitalea longa, the proteins below share one genomic window:
- the thiD gene encoding bifunctional hydroxymethylpyrimidine kinase/phosphomethylpyrimidine kinase, with protein MKTALTIAGSDCSGGAGIQGDLKTFNAHGVYGMSVITAVTAQNTTKVSYIQGLEPITISKQLEAIFEDIKVDSIKIGMLFNKRIITAINETFKNYNLPKIVLDPVMISTTGRILLKGDAIESIVKDLFPLCNLITPNILEAGKLTDTTINNTVDMEKACRKLYELGPSNILVKGGHLKDTACDVLYDGNEFTYFDHKRIDNPNTHGTGCALSSAIAANYSKGFDTISAVKSAKDYITKAIAGGFSIGSGSGPVNHFIER; from the coding sequence ATGAAGACAGCGTTAACAATAGCAGGTTCAGATTGCAGCGGTGGGGCAGGTATTCAAGGTGATCTTAAAACATTTAATGCTCATGGAGTATATGGTATGAGTGTTATAACTGCTGTAACAGCTCAAAACACAACAAAAGTATCTTATATACAAGGATTAGAACCTATAACAATCTCTAAGCAATTAGAAGCTATTTTTGAAGATATTAAAGTTGATAGTATTAAAATAGGAATGTTATTCAATAAAAGAATAATCACAGCAATAAATGAAACCTTTAAAAATTATAATTTGCCTAAGATAGTATTAGATCCCGTTATGATATCAACTACAGGAAGGATATTACTAAAAGGGGATGCAATAGAAAGTATTGTCAAAGATTTATTTCCACTATGCAATCTTATAACTCCAAATATACTGGAGGCAGGAAAATTAACAGATACAACTATAAATAATACTGTTGATATGGAGAAGGCATGTAGAAAATTATATGAACTTGGTCCAAGTAATATATTAGTAAAGGGAGGACATCTAAAAGATACAGCGTGTGATGTATTATATGACGGAAATGAATTTACATATTTTGACCATAAGAGAATAGATAATCCTAATACACATGGAACAGGTTGTGCATTATCTTCTGCTATAGCCGCTAACTATAGTAAAGGTTTTGACACCATAAGTGCAGTAAAATCAGCAAAAGATTATATTACAAAAGCAATTGCAGGTGGCTTTTCAATTGGTTCTGGAAGTGGACCTGTCAATCATTTTATAGAAAGGTAG
- the thiW gene encoding energy coupling factor transporter S component ThiW encodes MRYEVRKLALAGVLIALGVVLSPYHIPIGVTKCFPWQHLINVISAIILGPAYAVLNAVIISTLRNIFGMGTLLAFPGSIFGALLAALMFKRFANTYLAALGEVVGTGIIGAIIACPVGILLMGKQAAIFGFVIPFIISSFMGALIAVLLFEFTSLKKIVMKKRVSM; translated from the coding sequence ATGAGATATGAAGTACGTAAATTAGCTTTGGCAGGTGTGCTTATTGCATTAGGTGTTGTTCTGAGTCCGTATCATATACCTATTGGTGTTACAAAATGTTTTCCATGGCAGCATTTGATTAATGTAATATCTGCGATAATATTAGGACCGGCATATGCTGTACTGAATGCAGTAATTATATCAACCTTGAGAAATATTTTTGGCATGGGAACATTATTAGCATTTCCAGGTAGTATATTTGGAGCATTATTGGCTGCTCTTATGTTTAAAAGATTCGCTAATACATATTTAGCTGCATTAGGTGAAGTTGTTGGAACAGGGATTATAGGTGCTATTATTGCATGTCCAGTAGGTATTTTGTTAATGGGTAAACAAGCTGCAATATTTGGTTTTGTAATTCCTTTCATCATTAGTTCTTTTATGGGAGCTCTAATAGCAGTTCTATTATTTGAATTCACATCACTAAAAAAAATAGTTATGAAAAAGAGGGTATCAATGTAA